A single region of the Thermococcus zilligii AN1 genome encodes:
- a CDS encoding FKBP-type peptidyl-prolyl cis-trans isomerase, producing MTKVQRGDVIRLHYTGKVQETGEIFDTTYEEVAREAGIYSEKGIYGPVPIAVGAGHVLKGLDEKLDGLEVGKKYEIIVPPEEGFGKRDPSLIKVFTLGQLRRAGIYPIPGMPIELETGDGRKLKGRILTVSGGRVRIDFNHPYAGKHLVYEVEVTEKIDDPIERVKALVELRLPRIALEKVIIEVGEKDVTVDFTPVLDEVDRNTLVLGEILLESDLKFIGYEEVRFRPTLEELLKPPGAEKTAEESKEAEPSEGAPQEDTEGAGEEGKQAS from the coding sequence ATGACGAAGGTTCAGAGGGGAGACGTCATAAGGCTCCACTACACCGGGAAGGTTCAGGAGACCGGTGAGATATTCGATACCACTTACGAAGAGGTTGCCAGGGAGGCGGGCATCTACAGCGAGAAGGGCATCTACGGCCCGGTTCCGATAGCGGTTGGGGCGGGCCACGTTTTGAAAGGCCTGGATGAGAAGCTCGATGGTCTCGAGGTCGGGAAGAAGTATGAGATAATCGTCCCCCCGGAGGAGGGTTTCGGAAAAAGGGACCCCAGCCTCATCAAGGTCTTTACCCTGGGCCAGCTCAGGAGGGCTGGGATATACCCAATTCCGGGGATGCCGATAGAGCTCGAAACCGGTGACGGGAGGAAGCTTAAGGGGCGGATACTCACCGTGAGCGGTGGCCGTGTCAGGATCGACTTCAACCACCCCTACGCGGGCAAGCACTTGGTCTATGAAGTTGAGGTGACGGAGAAAATAGATGACCCGATAGAGAGGGTCAAGGCCCTCGTAGAGCTCCGTCTGCCGAGGATAGCTCTGGAGAAAGTCATAATTGAAGTTGGGGAGAAAGACGTGACCGTTGACTTCACGCCTGTGCTCGATGAGGTCGACAGGAACACCCTCGTGCTGGGGGAGATTCTCCTGGAGAGCGACCTCAAGTTCATAGGATACGAAGAGGTCAGGTTCAGGCCCACACTTGAGGAACTTCTAAAGCCGCCCGGGGCAGAAAAAACTGCCGAGGAGAGCAAAGAAGCAGAGCCCTCTGAAGGCGCACCTCAAGAGGACACGGAAGGGGCCGGCGAAGAAGGAAAGCAGGCTTCTTAA
- the mrtA gene encoding CPBP family archaeomyxosortase MrtA — protein sequence MPLRRNPYALFIVLFPISFIPRFFGGNLERWALWLLFWYVLIPLVVSLALGFRPGELGLKLPHDNWRIFELLMTLAVIVSFGGLLVPSMRDYYPDFAYSGWVSFLEKELVVGAVMFAHEAFFRGFLLFPLSEKNERLAVLAQDVPYTIVHIGKPLPEIPYSFFAGLVFAWMDLRGKSFFQSFLLHWLGSAFFDVLCALFKAGIIHFSGL from the coding sequence ATGCCCCTCCGCAGGAACCCCTACGCCCTTTTTATCGTCCTGTTTCCGATCTCCTTTATTCCGCGCTTTTTCGGCGGAAACCTGGAGCGCTGGGCCCTCTGGCTTCTGTTCTGGTACGTTCTCATTCCGCTGGTGGTTTCCCTCGCCCTCGGTTTTAGGCCGGGAGAGCTCGGGCTGAAGCTTCCCCACGACAACTGGAGAATTTTTGAGCTTTTAATGACCCTTGCCGTTATTGTAAGCTTTGGAGGGCTCCTAGTTCCATCCATGAGGGACTACTACCCGGACTTTGCTTATTCAGGCTGGGTGAGCTTCTTAGAGAAGGAGCTGGTTGTTGGTGCTGTTATGTTCGCCCACGAGGCTTTTTTCAGGGGGTTTCTCCTGTTCCCTCTCTCGGAGAAGAACGAGCGGCTGGCCGTGCTCGCCCAGGACGTTCCTTACACCATCGTCCACATCGGGAAACCGCTCCCCGAAATCCCCTATTCGTTTTTCGCAGGCCTGGTTTTTGCCTGGATGGATCTGAGGGGGAAGAGCTTCTTCCAGAGCTTCCTCCTCCACTGGCTTGGTTCGGCGTTCTTTGATGTCCTGTGCGCGCTTTTTAAGGCTGGCATAATCCATTTTAGTGGTTTGTGA
- the cysS gene encoding cysteine--tRNA ligase encodes MAIKIYNTQTRQKEEFRPLREGEVRMYVCGPTVYDYTHIGHARTYIAFDVVRRYLEHRGYTVLMVMNFTDIDDKIIKRANETGEDPKELAEKFLRYFLEDMAALKVKPADIYPRVTEHVADIIEFIRKLQEKGYAYEGSDGVYFEVRRFKDYGKLSGIKVEDLVKGARVEPGEGKKNPEDFVLWKKAKPGEPKWSSPWGEGRPGWHIECSTMSTKYLGESFDIHGGGNDLIFPHHENEIAQTEACTGHEWVRYWMHTGFLMVNGEKMSKSLGNFITIREALKRYDPEVIRLFVLQKHYRSPLDYTEEGMEHAKNNLEKLYNTLENIRVAMERAEISFRWEKHEFEAYEAIREARKKFYEAMDDDFNTAEALKAVFEASNAVNRYLTQVETPKESILRKAWEFFKVVGEVFGIFEDYFKEQKAGEEEELIKLLVEVRAQLRKEKNFALADKIRTQLRELGIQLEDTPQGTVWKRVKA; translated from the coding sequence ATGGCCATAAAAATATACAACACTCAGACGAGGCAGAAGGAAGAGTTCAGGCCCCTCAGAGAGGGAGAGGTGAGAATGTACGTCTGCGGGCCGACGGTTTACGATTATACCCACATAGGCCATGCCAGGACATACATAGCCTTCGACGTTGTAAGGCGCTACCTCGAGCACAGGGGCTACACCGTTCTGATGGTCATGAACTTCACCGACATAGACGATAAAATCATAAAGAGGGCCAATGAGACCGGTGAGGACCCGAAAGAGCTCGCTGAGAAGTTCCTCCGCTACTTCCTTGAGGACATGGCGGCTTTAAAAGTCAAGCCGGCCGATATATACCCGAGAGTCACCGAGCACGTTGCGGATATCATAGAATTCATAAGAAAGCTCCAGGAGAAGGGCTACGCCTACGAGGGGAGCGACGGGGTTTACTTTGAGGTTCGCAGGTTCAAGGACTACGGCAAGCTAAGCGGGATAAAGGTTGAGGACCTCGTCAAGGGCGCGAGGGTGGAGCCCGGCGAAGGAAAGAAGAACCCCGAAGACTTCGTCCTCTGGAAGAAGGCAAAGCCGGGCGAACCGAAGTGGTCTTCACCGTGGGGCGAGGGGAGGCCCGGCTGGCACATAGAGTGCTCCACGATGAGCACCAAATACCTCGGAGAGAGCTTCGACATCCACGGCGGAGGCAACGACCTCATCTTCCCCCACCACGAGAACGAGATAGCGCAAACGGAAGCCTGCACAGGCCACGAATGGGTCCGCTACTGGATGCACACGGGATTCCTCATGGTCAACGGGGAAAAGATGAGCAAGAGCCTTGGAAACTTCATAACCATCAGAGAAGCCCTGAAGCGCTACGACCCCGAAGTAATAAGGCTCTTCGTGCTCCAGAAGCACTACAGGTCACCGCTCGACTACACCGAGGAGGGCATGGAGCATGCAAAGAACAACCTGGAGAAGCTCTACAACACCCTCGAAAACATCCGCGTGGCGATGGAGAGGGCCGAGATTTCCTTCCGCTGGGAAAAGCATGAGTTTGAGGCCTACGAGGCGATAAGGGAGGCAAGGAAAAAGTTCTACGAGGCGATGGACGATGACTTCAACACGGCCGAGGCCCTGAAGGCAGTATTCGAGGCGAGCAACGCTGTCAACCGCTATCTAACCCAGGTGGAGACGCCAAAGGAGAGCATCCTGAGAAAGGCCTGGGAGTTCTTCAAGGTTGTCGGCGAGGTCTTTGGCATCTTCGAGGACTACTTTAAAGAGCAGAAAGCTGGAGAAGAGGAGGAACTCATAAAGCTCCTCGTAGAGGTGCGCGCCCAGCTCAGAAAGGAGAAAAACTTCGCCCTGGCGGACAAAATAAGAACCCAACTGAGGGAGCTTGGGATCCAGCTCGAGGATACACCGCAGGGAACTGTGTGGAAGAGGGTGAAGGCTTGA
- a CDS encoding ArsR/SmtB family transcription factor, whose product MGDEKAININDEAAKILAQIITNEKALAILHAIEDKPKSITQISEELGFPLSTVSYHIDRMLRVGLVEVAGKKYGKKLQEVKLYQASNRPILIIPRRDAGRVIKKLPSLEKLHVISLSLASFLSTLVYVISDKFLGSTPARNTAGTNATDVLKFNNNTSAHSTIGKGGHFSPYLAVLVFIVTFLISYRLLRRRSQNIFKIQE is encoded by the coding sequence ATGGGGGACGAGAAGGCCATTAACATCAACGACGAAGCGGCGAAGATTCTGGCCCAGATAATAACCAACGAGAAGGCCCTGGCAATCCTCCATGCGATTGAGGACAAACCCAAGTCAATAACTCAAATTTCAGAGGAACTCGGATTTCCCCTCTCCACTGTGAGCTACCACATTGACAGGATGCTACGGGTGGGGCTCGTTGAGGTCGCGGGGAAGAAGTACGGGAAAAAGCTTCAAGAGGTGAAGCTTTACCAGGCCTCCAACAGGCCCATACTGATAATCCCGCGCCGCGATGCGGGCAGGGTCATCAAAAAGCTTCCCTCCCTCGAAAAGTTGCATGTAATAAGCCTGAGCCTGGCGTCTTTTCTGTCGACCTTAGTCTATGTAATCTCTGATAAATTCCTCGGATCAACCCCCGCCAGGAATACCGCCGGGACGAACGCTACCGACGTTTTGAAGTTCAATAATAACACAAGCGCCCATTCCACAATTGGCAAAGGCGGGCATTTCTCGCCCTATTTGGCCGTGCTGGTGTTTATCGTCACCTTCTTAATCTCCTACCGGCTCCTCAGGAGAAGATCCCAAAACATTTTTAAGATTCAAGAGTAA
- a CDS encoding RuvB-like helicase: MPAIEEVAVRSFERIGSHSHIKGLGLEGGKAKFMADGMVGQVKAREAAGIAVELIKRGKLAGKGILLAGPTGSGKTAIAMGIARELGEDVPFVQIAGSEIYSSEIKKTEFLKQAMRRAIGVRISEERKVYEGEVKEVKVNKTRHPFNPYIEVPESVLITLRTKDDEKTIRADREIAYQLMELGVEEGDVIQIDAETGRISKAGTTKEEEGLFFKRKVNLPGGPVLKIKEFTYTVTLHDLDVANARGNIFGLLFSTGAEISDDIRQRVDETVKKWIEEGKATLVPGVLFIDECHMLDVEAFSFLARAMESELAPILILATNRGMTTIRGTDIKAPHGIPIDMLDRLLIINTEPYKKEEIREIVKIRAREEKIEISEEAIEYLAELGEKTSLRYAVQLLAPASVLARGGKVEREHVEKAKEYFADLKRSITFVEKLEGMLQ, from the coding sequence ATGCCAGCCATCGAGGAGGTCGCCGTGAGGAGCTTCGAGAGGATTGGAAGCCACTCCCACATAAAGGGCCTTGGCCTGGAGGGCGGAAAGGCAAAGTTCATGGCTGATGGAATGGTCGGGCAGGTAAAGGCGAGGGAAGCCGCTGGAATAGCCGTCGAGCTCATAAAGCGCGGCAAGCTCGCGGGAAAAGGTATTCTACTTGCAGGGCCGACGGGGAGCGGTAAAACGGCTATAGCCATGGGCATAGCGAGGGAACTCGGTGAAGACGTCCCCTTCGTCCAGATCGCGGGAAGTGAGATTTACTCCTCCGAGATCAAAAAGACCGAGTTCCTCAAGCAGGCCATGAGGAGGGCGATAGGCGTTAGGATAAGCGAGGAGAGGAAAGTCTACGAGGGCGAGGTAAAGGAGGTGAAGGTCAACAAGACGAGGCATCCCTTCAACCCCTACATCGAGGTTCCGGAGAGCGTCCTCATAACCCTGCGCACGAAGGACGACGAGAAGACCATAAGGGCCGACAGGGAGATAGCCTACCAGCTCATGGAGCTTGGTGTGGAGGAAGGGGATGTCATCCAGATAGACGCTGAAACCGGGAGGATTTCCAAGGCCGGCACCACGAAGGAGGAAGAGGGCCTCTTCTTCAAGAGAAAGGTCAACCTGCCGGGCGGGCCGGTTCTCAAGATAAAGGAGTTCACCTACACGGTTACCCTCCACGACCTGGACGTTGCCAACGCCCGCGGAAACATCTTCGGCCTGCTCTTCAGCACAGGGGCAGAGATAAGCGATGACATCAGGCAACGCGTTGATGAGACTGTAAAGAAGTGGATAGAGGAAGGAAAGGCAACGCTCGTCCCCGGCGTCCTCTTCATAGACGAGTGCCACATGCTCGACGTAGAGGCCTTCTCATTCCTTGCGAGGGCGATGGAGAGCGAGCTCGCCCCGATACTAATCCTGGCAACCAACAGGGGCATGACGACCATAAGGGGGACTGACATAAAGGCCCCGCACGGGATTCCGATAGACATGCTCGACAGGCTTTTGATAATCAACACCGAGCCCTACAAAAAGGAGGAAATCCGCGAAATCGTCAAGATCCGCGCCAGGGAGGAGAAGATAGAGATAAGCGAGGAGGCCATAGAGTACCTGGCAGAGCTCGGCGAGAAGACCAGCCTGCGCTACGCAGTCCAGTTACTTGCCCCCGCGAGCGTTTTAGCCAGGGGCGGGAAAGTGGAGAGGGAGCACGTCGAGAAGGCCAAGGAGTACTTCGCCGACCTCAAGAGGAGCATAACCTTCGTGGAGAAGCTCGAAGGCATGCTCCAGTGA
- the albA gene encoding DNA-binding protein Alba translates to MAEEHVVYIGKKPVMNYVLAVITQFNEGAKEVTVKARGRAISRAVDVAEIVRNRFLPEVRVKEIKIGTEELPTADGRTANTSTIEIVLEKP, encoded by the coding sequence ATGGCTGAGGAGCACGTCGTCTACATCGGAAAGAAGCCGGTTATGAACTACGTCCTGGCCGTTATAACCCAGTTCAACGAGGGTGCCAAGGAGGTTACCGTGAAGGCTCGCGGTAGGGCTATCAGCAGGGCCGTTGACGTTGCAGAGATCGTCAGGAACAGGTTCCTCCCAGAGGTCAGGGTCAAGGAGATCAAGATCGGCACCGAAGAGCTTCCAACTGCTGACGGTAGGACCGCCAACACCTCGACCATCGAGATCGTTCTCGAGAAGCCGTGA
- the flaJ gene encoding archaellar assembly protein FlaJ — MSEKNISVFTKADLDMKTYIRKILVPYVGLSAVLFIVASIFSNLLMLSSALSFLLYSIPIILLIYAAVYPYVVADSKKISINSHIPYFITYFAVLSTSEMSRADLIRVLAHDPKLGAIASELKKVYIIIEKLHRSMPEAFRFLARRTPSRVFADFLDRLAYSLDSGVDMKEYLFQEQQTVMDDYQTFYEGALYDLDVFKEIYESIIISVVFMASFIIIGPLITGQDIGKLALYTLAMILAAELGVFLVIKFRMPEDPIWADTKGIETERMKKLKRAGQISIAGVVIVGLLYYFFIAPRFSIPQPFVVALVFSPLYYVGRFASKEEESIFRKDENFAAFIRSLSSSLAASGSSLVLVLKYLSSHDFGSLTEDIKALYRRLAVRVDRERAWDYFIAGTGSWLIGIFSEIFREAIRMGSEPDYVGLVISRNFERLVRLRKKRQQSIASFIGIIYGLTASFAFTLAASFQVAASINLLFSQLPVPTEYIGDIIHVIPPTGMNFVMYIMLTIMVVHSFLSALAIKTADGGHWIVSLKYFVIFLWVFAAGMYTGQTLMERMMGISTGGSEATQLVGIIAKAVLG; from the coding sequence ATGAGCGAGAAAAACATCAGCGTGTTCACCAAGGCAGACCTCGACATGAAGACGTACATACGCAAGATCCTGGTGCCCTACGTTGGACTCTCGGCTGTTCTCTTCATTGTCGCATCGATATTCTCCAACCTCCTCATGCTCTCCTCCGCACTCTCGTTCCTCCTCTACTCTATCCCCATCATCCTCCTAATCTACGCCGCGGTTTATCCTTACGTAGTCGCCGATTCAAAGAAGATATCCATAAACTCCCACATCCCCTACTTCATCACGTACTTCGCGGTTCTCTCGACGAGCGAGATGAGCAGGGCAGACCTCATAAGGGTTCTCGCACATGACCCAAAGCTGGGTGCGATAGCCTCTGAGTTGAAGAAAGTTTACATCATAATCGAAAAGCTCCACCGCTCAATGCCCGAGGCCTTCAGATTTCTCGCCAGAAGAACCCCCAGCAGGGTCTTTGCCGATTTCCTCGACAGGCTGGCTTACTCCCTCGACAGCGGTGTGGACATGAAGGAGTACCTCTTCCAGGAGCAGCAGACAGTTATGGACGATTATCAAACGTTCTACGAGGGAGCACTATACGACCTCGATGTCTTCAAGGAGATATACGAGTCGATAATCATCTCCGTCGTCTTCATGGCGAGCTTCATAATCATCGGGCCCCTCATCACGGGTCAGGATATAGGAAAGCTGGCCCTGTACACACTCGCGATGATCCTGGCGGCCGAGCTGGGTGTGTTCTTGGTTATAAAGTTCAGAATGCCCGAGGATCCGATCTGGGCCGACACCAAAGGCATAGAAACGGAGAGAATGAAGAAACTCAAACGCGCCGGCCAGATCTCCATTGCGGGCGTCGTAATCGTGGGGCTCCTCTACTACTTCTTCATAGCCCCTCGGTTCAGCATCCCCCAGCCCTTTGTGGTTGCCCTGGTGTTCTCACCTCTCTACTACGTTGGCCGTTTTGCCTCGAAAGAGGAGGAGTCAATATTCAGAAAAGACGAAAACTTCGCGGCTTTTATAAGGAGCCTGAGCTCCTCCCTGGCCGCGAGCGGATCTTCCCTCGTTCTGGTGCTAAAATACTTAAGCTCCCACGACTTTGGGAGCCTGACCGAGGATATAAAGGCCCTCTATCGTAGGCTGGCGGTCAGAGTAGACCGCGAGAGGGCCTGGGATTACTTTATAGCAGGTACCGGAAGCTGGCTGATAGGCATATTCTCTGAAATCTTTAGAGAGGCCATAAGGATGGGCTCGGAACCGGACTACGTTGGCCTGGTCATCAGCAGAAACTTTGAGAGGCTCGTAAGGCTCAGGAAGAAGAGGCAACAGAGCATAGCCAGCTTCATAGGCATCATCTACGGACTAACGGCTTCCTTCGCCTTTACCCTCGCGGCGTCATTCCAGGTGGCGGCCTCGATAAACCTCCTCTTCAGCCAGCTCCCGGTCCCAACGGAGTACATAGGGGACATAATCCACGTAATTCCACCCACGGGCATGAACTTCGTCATGTACATCATGCTGACTATCATGGTAGTCCACTCCTTCCTCTCCGCACTCGCGATAAAGACAGCCGATGGAGGCCACTGGATAGTTTCCCTCAAGTACTTCGTAATCTTCCTCTGGGTATTCGCAGCGGGAATGTACACGGGCCAGACACTGATGGAGAGGATGATGGGCATCTCCACTGGAGGAAGCGAAGCGACCCAGCTCGTAGGGATTATAGCCAAAGCCGTGCTCGGCTGA
- the pyk gene encoding pyruvate kinase, producing MRLPSHKTKIVATIGPASDDSKTLKALIKAGISVARINFSHGTFEEHKKRIERIRRASERLGRRVPILGDLPGVKIRVGNIIGGKVELRRNQTVTLTVRDVEGMEGLIPVEFKDFPKLVSPGDVIYLSDGFIILKVVKVEGPDVVCKVLAGGVLYSRKGINIPNARIPLEAVTEKDLEILEFMIENDVDAVGISFVGSSYDVLKVRHFIEEKGSRMFVISKIERPDAVRNFDEILSASDGVMVARGDLGVEMPIEKLPILQKKLIEKAVMAGKPAIVATQMLESMTTEKLPTRAEVTDVANAILDGADAVMLSEETAVGKYPVDAVKMMAKIARATEAYRESFGNVRMLEWKEKIPKKGTIKDAIARSIIEALQVVDARYILTPTKSGYTARLISRFRPKQWILAFTSDEKVASGLMFSYGVYPFVIESPDEKEIIQLIKGLGLAKEDDTVLLTEGAPIGKTTGTNTVRIFQIP from the coding sequence ATGAGATTACCATCGCACAAGACAAAAATCGTCGCCACCATCGGGCCGGCGTCGGACGATTCTAAGACTTTGAAGGCCTTGATAAAAGCCGGTATTAGCGTCGCCAGGATAAACTTCTCACACGGCACATTCGAGGAGCACAAAAAGAGGATCGAAAGAATAAGGAGAGCCTCAGAGCGCCTCGGCCGCAGAGTTCCGATACTTGGGGATCTCCCCGGGGTCAAGATAAGGGTAGGGAACATAATCGGAGGGAAGGTCGAGCTCCGGCGCAACCAAACAGTAACCCTGACTGTAAGGGACGTCGAGGGGATGGAGGGCCTGATTCCCGTGGAGTTTAAGGACTTCCCCAAGCTTGTATCCCCGGGGGATGTCATCTACCTCAGCGATGGGTTCATCATCCTTAAAGTGGTCAAAGTCGAAGGGCCGGACGTTGTTTGTAAGGTTCTTGCCGGAGGGGTGCTCTACTCCCGCAAGGGCATAAACATCCCCAATGCGCGGATTCCGCTGGAAGCTGTAACAGAGAAAGATCTTGAGATCCTCGAGTTCATGATCGAAAACGACGTGGACGCGGTGGGGATCAGTTTTGTGGGCTCTTCCTATGACGTCCTCAAGGTCAGGCACTTCATCGAGGAAAAGGGGAGCAGAATGTTCGTGATCTCGAAGATAGAAAGGCCCGATGCCGTCAGGAATTTCGATGAAATACTATCGGCTTCAGACGGCGTGATGGTGGCCAGGGGTGATTTGGGCGTCGAGATGCCCATTGAAAAGCTTCCTATTCTTCAGAAGAAGCTCATAGAGAAGGCTGTAATGGCTGGTAAGCCCGCTATAGTGGCAACCCAGATGCTCGAGAGCATGACGACCGAGAAGCTTCCCACCAGAGCCGAGGTTACGGACGTTGCAAACGCAATACTGGACGGTGCCGACGCCGTCATGCTCTCCGAGGAGACAGCCGTTGGAAAGTATCCAGTTGACGCGGTTAAGATGATGGCAAAGATAGCCAGGGCCACCGAGGCATACAGGGAAAGCTTTGGCAATGTGAGAATGCTGGAGTGGAAGGAAAAAATCCCGAAGAAGGGGACTATAAAGGACGCCATCGCCAGGAGCATAATAGAGGCCCTTCAGGTCGTTGATGCAAGGTATATCCTGACCCCCACCAAAAGCGGCTACACTGCCCGTTTGATATCCCGCTTCAGGCCAAAGCAGTGGATACTCGCTTTCACGAGCGACGAAAAAGTTGCCAGCGGGCTGATGTTCAGCTATGGCGTGTATCCATTTGTCATTGAGAGCCCTGATGAGAAGGAGATAATCCAACTGATAAAGGGCCTGGGCCTTGCTAAGGAAGATGACACAGTGCTCCTGACTGAGGGGGCGCCGATCGGAAAGACGACGGGGACGAACACCGTGAGGATCTTTCAGATCCCGTGA
- the purB gene encoding adenylosuccinate lyase: MAVHPIDYRYGSEEMRRIWDEENKLQRLLDVEAALARAHARLGNIPEESARVISERASTEWVRPERVREIEAEIHHDIMAVVKALSEVCGEHGKYVHLGATSNDIIDTANALLIKESLEIVEKDLKKLRSVLKKLAKEHKHTVCIGRTHGQHAVPTTYGMKFAIWLDEVQRHIDRLNELKERVLVGKMSGAVGTMASFGEKGLEIQRLVMEDLGLRPARISNQIIQRDVYAELMAFLALVASTLDKIALEIRNLQRTEILEVSEPFGEKQVGSSTMPHKRNPVRSEKVSGLARVLYSNVIPALLNNPLWHERDLTNSSVERVILPESFVLLDEMLKTTIKVLSGLEFFPENIERNLYMTNNLIMAEPLMLKLTEKGMGRQEAHELVRGLAMKAFREGRDLLEVVKESEEAREFLSDEDIASLKPENYIGLAPQIVESVIAFIEEKEHEEDSQFL, encoded by the coding sequence ATGGCCGTCCACCCAATAGATTACCGCTACGGGAGCGAGGAGATGCGCCGCATATGGGATGAAGAGAACAAGCTCCAGAGGCTTCTCGACGTTGAGGCGGCTTTAGCAAGGGCCCACGCAAGGCTCGGCAACATACCGGAGGAGAGCGCCCGCGTTATTTCTGAGAGGGCCAGCACGGAATGGGTCAGACCTGAGCGCGTCAGGGAGATAGAGGCAGAGATACACCACGACATAATGGCGGTAGTCAAAGCTTTAAGCGAAGTCTGCGGCGAGCACGGGAAGTACGTCCATCTTGGCGCCACATCAAACGACATAATAGACACCGCCAACGCACTCCTCATAAAGGAGAGCCTTGAAATAGTAGAGAAAGACCTGAAGAAACTCCGTTCAGTTCTGAAAAAACTCGCAAAGGAGCACAAGCACACCGTCTGCATCGGCAGAACCCACGGACAGCACGCCGTCCCGACCACTTATGGAATGAAGTTCGCAATATGGCTCGACGAAGTCCAGAGACACATCGACAGGCTCAACGAGCTCAAGGAAAGGGTCCTCGTGGGCAAGATGAGCGGTGCAGTCGGGACTATGGCGAGCTTCGGGGAGAAGGGGCTCGAGATACAGAGGCTGGTCATGGAAGACCTCGGCCTCAGGCCGGCAAGGATAAGCAACCAGATAATCCAGAGGGACGTTTACGCCGAACTGATGGCCTTCCTGGCCCTCGTGGCTTCCACCCTCGACAAGATTGCCCTGGAGATCAGAAACCTCCAGAGGACTGAAATCCTGGAGGTCAGCGAGCCCTTTGGTGAGAAGCAGGTTGGTTCCTCAACAATGCCCCACAAGAGGAACCCGGTGAGGAGCGAAAAGGTGAGCGGCCTGGCGAGGGTTCTCTACTCCAACGTGATCCCCGCTTTGCTGAACAACCCGCTCTGGCACGAGAGGGACCTAACGAACTCCTCGGTGGAGAGGGTTATTCTCCCAGAGAGCTTCGTTCTCCTTGACGAGATGCTAAAAACCACCATAAAAGTCCTGAGCGGCCTCGAGTTCTTCCCGGAGAACATAGAGCGCAACCTCTACATGACCAACAACCTGATAATGGCCGAGCCCCTGATGCTCAAGCTCACTGAGAAGGGCATGGGGAGGCAGGAGGCGCACGAGTTGGTGAGGGGATTGGCCATGAAAGCCTTCCGCGAGGGAAGAGACCTCCTGGAGGTCGTGAAGGAGAGCGAAGAGGCTAGAGAGTTCCTCAGCGATGAGGATATAGCTTCCTTAAAGCCAGAAAACTACATCGGACTGGCGCCGCAGATAGTGGAGAGCGTAATCGCCTTTATAGAGGAGAAAGAGCATGAAGAAGACAGCCAATTCCTCTGA
- a CDS encoding protein-L-isoaspartate(D-aspartate) O-methyltransferase, whose translation MEESELRGLWERTVEQLEAEGTLKNPRIKEAFLKLPRYLFVEGRYWSYAHLDEPLPIPAGQTISAPHMVAIMLELAELKPGMDVLEVGTGSGWNAALMAELVKGEVYTVERIPELVEFARRNLERAGYSDRVHVIPGDGTKGFPPKAPYDRIIVTAGAPEIPKPLVEQLKPGGKLIIPVGSYHLWQDLLEAIKRPDGSIKIKNHGGVAFVPLIGEYGWKE comes from the coding sequence ATGGAGGAGTCAGAGCTCAGAGGGCTCTGGGAGAGAACAGTGGAGCAGCTCGAAGCGGAGGGAACTCTAAAGAACCCGCGCATAAAGGAGGCTTTCCTTAAACTCCCCCGCTACCTCTTTGTAGAGGGGCGCTATTGGAGTTACGCCCATCTGGACGAGCCCCTCCCGATCCCGGCTGGACAGACGATCTCGGCCCCACATATGGTGGCGATAATGCTTGAGTTAGCGGAGCTTAAACCCGGAATGGACGTTTTGGAAGTTGGGACGGGAAGCGGGTGGAACGCCGCTTTAATGGCCGAGCTCGTGAAGGGGGAAGTTTACACAGTCGAGAGGATCCCGGAACTCGTTGAGTTTGCAAGGAGAAACCTGGAGCGCGCTGGCTACTCGGATAGGGTTCACGTGATCCCCGGGGATGGCACAAAAGGCTTCCCACCGAAGGCCCCCTACGACAGGATAATAGTCACCGCGGGGGCACCCGAGATCCCGAAACCACTTGTAGAGCAGCTCAAACCCGGGGGAAAGCTCATAATCCCCGTGGGGAGCTACCACCTCTGGCAGGATCTCCTGGAGGCCATAAAACGTCCCGACGGTTCGATAAAGATTAAAAACCACGGTGGCGTTGCATTCGTGCCCCTCATCGGGGAGTACGGATGGAAGGAGTAG